CCTGGATGAGCACAACGGTATCTCCTTGTTGCAGTACCTGCCCATTGGCATCTTTGTGCACTTCATCTACTACTCCGGTATCAGTATCGTCAGCCCATTCAACGACCATAATATCCGGATCTATCATGCCCAGGGTGTCTTGTGCCCAGGCCTGATCAGTCAGTTTACGAAGTAATCTTAGTGATACGACCTGAACGGCGGGAGTCAGGCTCCAGATACTTTCATTGAGACATCGCCAGTGGATAGGATCCAGCTGATCCTGGTTTTCCAATTGGCCCAGGCAAGTCTCACAGACTACTACCTGGTGATCGGTTAGGGTGCCTGATTTAGGGGGCACGGTATAGGCAGAGAGAAAGGAGGTGCCACCACAGAGTTCACATGTAGATTCACTGCGGGTCGATAATTCGGTGGATAGTTGCATGGGGGCAAAGATAGGTTTTGGCGGTGGTTTATTGGAGGGCAACCACGGTTTATCTCAGTCGGAGTAAATCAGCTCCTGAACAGTACTCCCATCAGGCTGACCAAGTCGCGGTGAACCCGATCGAATAAAGACATGATGTAGAGAACCACAACTCCCAAAACAACAAATATGCATAACTTTCAACAATGAAATCATCTATCGTACAAATCACGCCCGTCCTTCCAAGCCAGAATATCGATCGCGATGTATTATGGTATCGTGATAGGGTAGGGTTTGACCTGATTTTAAAGATACTATGTATGCAGTGCTGGTGAGAGACGGGATGCATATACACCTCCAGTGGCATGCCAATACTTTGGAAGACCCACTACTGGGTGGATCAGTGATCAGGATCTTCGTAAAAATATCGAACCCATATTTGAAGAATTCGTATTAAGGAATACCGTGGGTCGGGATCGTCTTAGATTAGCTACTCCCTGGAATACCAATGAGTTTGGTTTTTATGATCTAAACAATAATGCAGTTTTCATCGTAGAGGATCTTTGACAAAGTTGATTTGATGTTGAAAATTTAAATCCATGGAAAAAATAGCCTGTATAAAAAATCGTGAACTACTATCCGGACCTTGAGGTCAAAAGTGCTACGATGTCGTATACCGCTTTTCATGGCCATAAGTTTAGTTTTTATGCCCGGGACCTATTGCATCTCAGACTGTCACGATCGGACAAGACGCCTTCATCAAAAAACATAAAACTAATTTATCCGTACAGCATAGAGTTGTGATGAAAGAATATGTCATGTTGCCGGTCACTGTATTTACTAACGATATATTGATGGATTAGTAATAGGAGTGTCTATAACTTAAATCTATCGCCTTCAGTCAGAATACTTAAAGTTGCTTTTTCCATGCGCAATTTCTTGTCTTTGGAGTAGGTAGTCCCACGAGGATTTTTCATTACGATCACCTGGCTTTCACCATATACCCTGGCAGTATGGCCTTTGACCAAAATAGCGGTTTCCTCATCTATGCCAATACACGTTTTGCCAGGATATTGATTTAATACAGTGAGCAGGCGATTGTATCGGCTTCTTTTTACAAAATGTTGATCGATGATAGCGCTGGTTAGTAGACCCAATCCTTGTGCGATCTGTATATTGTCCCTGACCATACGATCGACAGCTCCGGAGTATAGCGTATCCGCTCTCCATTGTTCGCCGGTGATCATCTCCCGGCTCATCACAGCAGCTCCTGCACTCGTGCCTGCGATCATAGCACCCCGATCATAAGCTTCATGTATCGCAGTATATATCGGTGTATTCAGGACGACATCCATAAATCTGCTTTGTACACCTCCTGTGATAAAAATCAACTTTGCCGATCGGAGCGAATCCAACATGGTTTTGTCCTGGGCATTTTCCTTGGCAAACTGCAGTTTGGCGATCACTTGCTGACAAAATGGCTGTAGATCTTGCAGGATATAATAATACGAAGTATCGGGATCAGCACTGGACATCGTGAGAATAACAATATGATCCCGGGATGATAATTCAGCAGCATCTATCATGGTCCTCATCAGGGAAGGTGGCCTGTCTCCCCCACCGATAATAAAAAGGCTGCCATGTTGAGCCCACACTTCCATTTGTAAGAGAAGGAGGGTGTTTAAAATGAATATCGTTTTCAATTTCATAAAAATATTATTCTTCTTTTGACAGTCTGAGTTCTTGTATAAGCGGGGATTCTCAGGGCTCAGGGTATAAAACACCAGGAGACTGCCTTGCTCACCATGGATCTTAAATGTACCCCTTAACTGATTTTCAGGAACTACCTCATCGATAGATTTTATCTGACCGATATCGTCAAACATAGATCGGTGGCTGGTCCTAAGCTGTTCCAATCCATAGTCGGGAAAAAAGTTTTCGGCAAAAATGTTCGTAGTGCCATGACCATATTTAGCAACCTTAGTATCCGTCCAATCCGGTATGATGTCCAGAATTTCTTTTTTTTCGTTGCAGCAGGATATCAGAGGGAGGGATGGCAAAAGGTTTTAGACCAGCTCCCTTGATCAAAGTATCCAAAATTTGAAGATTTATGCCTCCCAGACCGGCATAAGTCAAATTGGCAAAGGAGATTACGCCCAGCCCATACTCCGGCAGCATGCGCCATTGACTGCCAAAACCGGGCAATCCACCACTGTGCCCGATATAAACTCTACCCTCACAATCCATCATCCATCCCAAGCCACAGAAATAGGTCGATACCACCGCACAGGGGCGTCCGCTGGCATATTTAAAATTTGGATTTAACCCACTAAAATTGCCAGGCATCTGCATCTCCCGAAGGGTACTCCTCCTGAGGACACTATGCTCGGGCCCGGATCTTGGCGGCCAGGCTGATTGGTGAAAAGCCACATATTTTGAAAAATCTTCAATAGAAGTGATCAATCCTCCCATAGCACCATACGAGCCGTGGTGCAAGAGTGGTTCCTCTGCCCACTGACCACCTGTGCTCCGATAACCGTGAGCCAATTTATCGGCGGGCACTTTGGTATACTCCCATTCCGTATGGGTCATGCCCAATGGCAGGAAGATTTTTTCTTTGGTATAGGCTTCGAGCGTTTTGCCAGACACTTTTTCTACGATCTGGCCCAGCAGGGCAAATCCGGTGTTGCTATACTCAAAAAGTGATGCCGGGTACATTAGAAAAAAATACGTTCCCTGCTGGATCAAATCGACCAGGTCACTATTTTTATCCTCCAATTGACGATCACCCCAGGGATTGTCCTCCGGAAAGCCAGCTCCATGTGTCAACAGATGCCTGATCGTGATAGCTGGTGCATCGGTCGTGAGCAGCTTGTCCTGTTTGAGATAAGGCAGGTATTTTGAAGCAGGATCATCCAAATGAAGCGCTCCTGCATCCCTCAACTGCATGATAGCCATAGCGGTTATAC
Above is a genomic segment from Saprospiraceae bacterium containing:
- a CDS encoding cyanophycinase encodes the protein MEVWAQHGSLFIIGGGDRPPSLMRTMIDAAELSSRDHIVILTMSSADPDTSYYYILQDLQPFCQQVIAKLQFAKENAQDKTMLDSLRSAKLIFITGGVQSRFMDVVLNTPIYTAIHEAYDRGAMIAGTSAGAAVMSREMITGEQWRADTLYSGAVDRMVRDNIQIAQGLGLLTSAIIDQHFVKRSRYNRLLTVLNQYPGKTCIGIDEETAILVKGHTARVYGESQVIVMKNPRGTTYSKDKKLRMEKATLSILTEGDRFKL
- a CDS encoding PhnA domain-containing protein yields the protein MQLSTELSTRSESTCELCGGTSFLSAYTVPPKSGTLTDHQVVVCETCLGQLENQDQLDPIHWRCLNESIWSLTPAVQVVSLRLLRKLTDQAWAQDTLGMIDPDIMVVEWADDTDTGVVDEVHKDANGQVLQQGDTVVLIQDLNVKGANFTAKRGTAVRRITLVNGNPEQIEGRVNDQNIVILTKYVKKSG
- a CDS encoding beta-lactamase family protein; this translates as MLSLLYLIANLEAQTNQSYKVPVYNDADRLAHIQKMLPLIDSLYKNYAKARNFPSLSYGVLLDGKIVYSGHVGSIQLDKNIPSDIHSMYRIASMSKSITAMAIMQLRDAGALHLDDPASKYLPYLKQDKLLTTDAPAITIRHLLTHGAGFPEDNPWGDRQLEDKNSDLVDLIQQGTYFFLMYPASLFEYSNTGFALLGQIVEKVSGKTLEAYTKEKIFLPLGMTHTEWEYTKVPADKLAHGYRSTGGQWAEEPLLHHGSYGAMGGLITSIEDFSKYVAFHQSAWPPRSGPEHSVLRRSTLREMQMPGNFSGLNPNFKYASGRPCAVVSTYFCGLGWMMDCEGRVYIGHSGGLPGFGSQWRMLPEYGLGVISFANLTYAGLGGINLQILDTLIKGAGLKPFAIPPSDILLQRKKRNSGHHTGLDGY